The genomic stretch CGTTTGGAGTGTATAAAGCTGTATTCCACCCTTCCATTTCCGAGTCTTTCAGAGCATCATAAACTTCTCCTTGAAAGAGACTGCCATACAGAACAGGACCATTATTACAATACTGCCAAGTAGAAGGATCCGTAACAATCACTTTTTCATGCCCATCTTTATAGGTGATAACTAATTTAGCCAATAAAGATTGCCGATCGCCGAAGAAATTCCAATTTTCTCCAGTAAATGTAGCACCTCCACTCCACCAACCTTCTGCAAGGAAAGCTCCGATAGCATTCTGACCTATTTGTACATAGTCTGTAACATCAAAGGTCTGATATAAATGAGTTTTATTATATTGAGTAACTCCAGGATTGAAATAATCCTCTCCAACACGCTGTCCATTTATATAAATTTCATAAATTCCGCGTGCCGTAACATATAGACGCGCTTTTACCACCCCAGTATCTGGAGAAGTAAAAACTGTACGGAGCATAGGAGATGATTTTCCTTTCGGAGTGAAAATTTCTAAAGCACCATTCGTTCCACCAAAGATCTGATACGCTTCATCCTTCACTGTCGTTATTACATTTTGAGGACTTCTAAAATTCATGATTTTCACTTTTGAAAAAGAAACAGCCTGTTCAGCCGGGACAATAAAGCCCATATCACCGACTACCGGAAAAGCAATGAAATCACCTCCTCTCCCCAACGGATTTAGATTGACAACGCCAATCTCCTTTTCTACATTATCAATATAGAACTTAGTGAAACCTAAATCAGAACTTAATGTTATCGTATGACAACCATACATATTGTCTTTATGAATCAGATTCTTAGGAATGGAGAAACTAGCAAAAGGCATGTCCGGCTTGTCATTAGGATGGTAGCCCACCCGATAGACATTCAATATCGCTTCTTTTTTCATGGATATTGGAGCAATATCCAATTCCACTTTGATGTAAGATTCATTCTTCCCGTTTTCCAAATGATACAAGTTCTTATTTTTGTCCATCAGACGTGCATCATTAGCTCCATAAACAAGACCTGCACAAGTACTTTTTAATATTTCATTTAATTGAATTGTATATTCCAATCTGAAAACCGGAAGATAATGCGAATACAAAACCATATCCTGATCACTGCCTCCAATCCATTTGGCATCCTTCCAACCTTGATAAGTGGAATCACAACTCATTAATCCTGTTTCAAACCAAGAAGTTTCCGACATTTGTTCGCCTCTTTGATTCCAAACCGTTACAGTCCATGAATAACGAGTAGAGGGTTGCAGAGAAGTGCCATTATACACTACATTTAAAGAGAATCCATTTTGTGTTTTTCCACTATCCCACACAATGTTTCCTTTTTCATCTGAAACGATAATTTGATAGGCTGTCTGCTGCAGACCGCGTTCAGCACCTAGGGATTCCATCTGCCAACTAAAACGGGGAAGTTCAACATCAAGACCTAGAGGTGTAACAGCATATTCGGTCTTTAAATTCTTGACTATGAAATGAGCATTACCAGATTGCAACGTTGCATGGCAAGCAATACAAACAGAAAGAAGCAAAACAAGAAGTTTACAATTCTTCATATATACTAGTTTATATTGATTAAGTTATTGACATATATTTATGAATAAAGACTTTACGGAACGACATTTTTACCAAGACTAGAATTATTCAATGTCATTCCGCCAAGTTACAATATACCCTAAACCTTAAAAATAAGGGCTAAGCGCAGCCTCTGATGCGGGCAATGGAAACAAAATACGGATATCAGTAAAAGCAGTAGGAGCCACCGAAAATCCCTCGGGAAAATAATAAGCCGAAGGATTAGCTTTTACCCGCTCTCCATAAGATTTCATAACCTGTTCTGCACTTCCGGTACGTACAAGGTCAAGCCAACGTTTGTTCTCAAAAGCTAGTTCCACACGCCGTTCCTTAATAATAGCCTCGCGTACATCTGATTGAGTCGAAGCACTGCTTACAGGCAACAACGCTCTTGATCTTACTCTATTCAAATATACTAATGCCTCCTCCGTCTTGCCTTGCTCATTCAAAGCTTCAGCAATAAAAAGCAAGACCTCAGCATAGCGGTAAACCGGCCAGTTATCACCGGTTTTCCCACTTTGTGTATGAGCATGGCAATATTTCTTGATATAAGGATAAGAGATACCATGGGCGGTAACAAAGCCCACGGAAACATCTTTACGCACATCTCCTGGTTCATAAGCTTCCATAATATCAGGCGTAGGTATATTATAACCTTCTATTGTACGTGCTACCTCAGGAATACCCGTAATAGCTGTTGTCTCTTCGGCTGTTATCGGCTGCACCAAGAAGGTATAAAAGAAGGAGCTATGCAATCCTTCATTACCATCCTTAAATTGAATCTCGAAAATGGATTCCGGACCATTCTTATTAGCAAGTTCAAAAACATCCGCATAGCGTGGCATCAACTCATAACCCGTTACTTCTTTTAATACCTGTTCGGCTTCCGCCCATCGTTTCTGCACTATATATACATTACCCAAAAGAGTGTTTGCCGCTCCCTTCGTTGCCCTACCAGGCTCTTGATCCGCTTTGGATGGCAAAAGAGAAACGGCCTGTCCGGCATCTGCAATGATCTGTTTATACACATCTTCCACACTTGCCAATGGCTGTGAAGTATCAGCTTGTGTCTTGGCCGGTTTCAAGTGTATGGGTACACTACCGAAATACTGTACAAGATCGAAATAAGCCAATGCCCGAAGAAAGTAGGCCTGACCTTTAATATTATCTTTTATCTTCTGATCAAAACTGACGGCATCTATCGGTTCCAACAGATGATTAACCCGTGAAATAATACGATAGTCAATCACGTATTTGGAACGTGGCACTCCATTCGTCGCATCGTCCAAAAAGTTTTTCACGAACTCAGCCTCTATCGTTCCCCGGTCATTGGGGTTATATTTATAAGTGGTATTATCACTGCGCATTTCGCCCATCGCCCATGCTCCATACGTCCCGTTATACAAATCGCGTAAAGGAGCATAAGCACCATTGATTGCCTGCTCAAAGTCACTTTGTGATTTGTAATAAACAGCAGTACTCAAAGATGTCTCAGATGGTAAATTCAAGAAATCGCCCTGACATCCTACCAATAGGCTAGATGACAGCAACATCGCCAACATATATTTATGATTCTTCATAATGGTATTCA from Phocaeicola dorei encodes the following:
- a CDS encoding RagB/SusD family nutrient uptake outer membrane protein; its protein translation is MKNHKYMLAMLLSSSLLVGCQGDFLNLPSETSLSTAVYYKSQSDFEQAINGAYAPLRDLYNGTYGAWAMGEMRSDNTTYKYNPNDRGTIEAEFVKNFLDDATNGVPRSKYVIDYRIISRVNHLLEPIDAVSFDQKIKDNIKGQAYFLRALAYFDLVQYFGSVPIHLKPAKTQADTSQPLASVEDVYKQIIADAGQAVSLLPSKADQEPGRATKGAANTLLGNVYIVQKRWAEAEQVLKEVTGYELMPRYADVFELANKNGPESIFEIQFKDGNEGLHSSFFYTFLVQPITAEETTAITGIPEVARTIEGYNIPTPDIMEAYEPGDVRKDVSVGFVTAHGISYPYIKKYCHAHTQSGKTGDNWPVYRYAEVLLFIAEALNEQGKTEEALVYLNRVRSRALLPVSSASTQSDVREAIIKERRVELAFENKRWLDLVRTGSAEQVMKSYGERVKANPSAYYFPEGFSVAPTAFTDIRILFPLPASEAALSPYF